A genomic region of Miscanthus floridulus cultivar M001 unplaced genomic scaffold, ASM1932011v1 fs_329_4_5, whole genome shotgun sequence contains the following coding sequences:
- the LOC136531360 gene encoding exosome complex exonuclease RRP46 homolog, which translates to MKHLAVAIGCGVMDNGAVILDTNTAEEQQAKSFAHLVFPNSRKSVDSKDPTQKDEESERGLISCITHGAMSEDDYFNCVERGVAASSKISDFMRKTLQKEVSGDA; encoded by the exons ATGAAACATCTTGCTG TTGCGATTGGCTGTGGGGTGATGGACAATGGTGCGGTTATCTTAGACACCAACACAGCAGAAGAGCAG CAAGCAAAATCCTTTGCTCACCTGGTGTTTCCGAACTCACGCAAGTCGGTGGATTCAAAGGACCCGACACAGAAAGATGAGGAGTCCGAGCGAGGATTGATATCTTGCATCACGCACGGAGCGATGTCTG AGGACGACTATTTCAACTGCGTAGAGAGAGGTGTCGCGGCGTCCTCGAAGATCTCGGATTTCATGAGGAAGACACTGCAGAAGGAGGTGTCCGGGGATGCCTGA
- the LOC136531357 gene encoding momilactone A synthase-like gives MSLLPLLSPSPPLSLCPRIQDEAGSCVCANLGVGAASYVNCDVTSEDDVAAAVDHIVATFGALDIMFNNTGVSGPTCYNVRDSGKADFERVLAANLVAPFLGTKHAARVMVPVRRGGCIIGTSSAATAVTGVSSYGYAYVKRVLVALTENAAAELGRHGIRVNYVSPAGVATPLTMRYMGLEAEAFERAMEAIANLKGVGTLRADKVAAAVLFLASDDARIISSS, from the coding sequence ATGTCTCTCTTGCCCCTGCTCTCTCCTTCTCCACCTCTTTCTCTCTGCCCACGCATCCAGGACGAGGCCGGCTCGTGCGTCTGCGCCAATCTTGGCGTGGGAGCCGCCAGCTACGTCAACTGCGACGTGACCAGCGAGGACGACGTCGCGGCCGCGGTGGACCACATCGTGGCAACGTTCGGTGCGCTGGACATCATGTTCAATAACACGGGCGTCAGCGGGCCAACGTGCTACAATGTCCGGGACAGCGGCAAGGCTGACTTCGAGCGCGTGCTAGCCGCGAACCTGGTGGCCCCATTCCTCGGCACCAAGCATGCAGCGCGGGTGATGGTGCCTGTGCGCCGTGGCGGCTGCATCATAGGCACGTCGAGCGCGGCGACAGCGGTGACCGGCGTGTCCTCGTACGGGTACGCGTACGTGAAGCGCGTGCTCGTGGCGCTAACAGAGAATGCGGCGGCGGAGCTTGGCCGGCACGGCATCCGCGTCAACTACGTCTCCCCTGCAGGCGTCGCCACGCCGCTGACCATGAGGTACATGGGCCTCGAAGCGGAGGCGTTTGAGCGGGCAATGGAGGCCATCGCCAACCTCAAGGGCGTCGGCACCCTGCGAGCGGACAaggtcgccgccgccgtgctCTTCCTCGCCAGCGACGACGCGCGCATCATCTCCTCGAGCTGA